CCATCCTATTTATCGGAACATATACCAACATCGACAAGGCAGGATAACATGCTGTGCAATGGAGGTTCTTCTAGTGGTATGATGAACGGTGCACCATCTGGACAACAGTTCATTCTGGCAAGCAAAGATGTTCCCGGCCTTCCTAGCGGCATCGATGCTTCATCGAGCCTGCCGTCGATGCAAAACTCAACCATAGGAAGGATTGCTGGAGTGAACGGGACAGCAGTAAAGACCGAACCTAGCTACTCGAGCAATTCGGATTTTGCATTCTGTAACGATAACGCCTTCCTAGAAGCAGCACGGCCAGCTATTGGAGATGCATCTGGCGGATCCTTTAGCAGCTCGGAGTTGACTGGTCAACCACTCAGCGATCCTCTTCTGGATATGGATGCAACGTCTTTTGGTTTCTTAAGTCAGGTCCCTCGAAACTTCAGTTTTTCAGATTTAACAGAGGACTTCACCCAGAGTGCTGGTTGGTAGCTTTGTGTTTCTTCACTTTTAAGATATGTTGTCAATCTCCTTATTTTGATTCCTTGCTACTTCCTGTATCCTTCTCTGTTTACATTCTAATATATTATCTGCATTTGTCTATTTGAAGACATTTTGGAGAATTATGGTAGATCTCCTTTCCTCCCTGCTGATGGAAATAACTTCTCGGATTCTGTGGGAGAAGGTAAAGGTGAGATTTTCTCTTCTGTGTGCTGTCTTGAATCTGGTACTGACATCCGTTATAACTTCACTTGTTTGAAACAGAGGCAGAAAATAGAAGATTAGATACCATATCTGAAGGTCTAAGTTATGAGAATTTTGGAGGTGATTGATGGATATCTGACTGGGACTGCTTTTAAGGTTACTTTCTGCTACAAGTAAAACTCCATATCGCTTTTATTGCTTATAATAAGCTTTTTattgctttcattttctttctttatgtTTTCTTGTCAATTATTTTTTGCTGCACGACTGTCTCAACTGAATTCTGTAATAACATGAAGTTTGGTTCATAACCAGCTCGCATATTCTTTTTTCCGATGTTGTTTTGcatcatctttatttttttaaggagCCAAAATATTACTTGATCACATGATGGTATATTTGCGTATTCAGATAATTAATCTAGATTACATATCTGCATGTCATTTCTCACATCTTTGCTGATGCTGCTGCAGCTTGCATATTGACAAAGCATAAGGTCACCATTGTATATACCGCTCCGGCAGACAAAAGATTGACAGGTTCCTGAAATTTTTAGAACTTAATGCTAATTACTCTCTTGGTAATGTTTCTTCAGTTTGTCTCTTTGGGTAAGTTTGGCTTATTCCTTAGCTTGTAATAAGTATTGACTAACAGACAAAAAATCGGATATGTTTATGCGTTTTGTAACTTTGTTTGTGTAATAATTCCTAATATGGTGAAGATCAAGGGCTTGAAGTTGTGTAATTTGTGTTAAGATGGTAGTAGCTGTCACTGTAAAGTTTGCAATATTTATTGGGTAAAATGTGTGGATGGTCCCTGTATTGCCCTGAAACGGCGACAAAGCCCCTCATAAGCCTCTCACAACTAAAAGTTTCATAAGCCTCTCACAACTTAGTTTCATCATGCTACTTCATTTCACAAACAAGAACATAAACAGATACACCAGAAGTTCCATAAGCATGGTGATGGATTGTAGATCTTATGGTGAAGGCTGCAGATTTTTCGGGCAGATAATCACGCCCTTTACCGTCAGCCCTTTCTTCCAGCACAAGTCTTCAAAGCTTATCAATGAAATCTCCATTTCTCCTCCTTGTTCAGCTTTCGTCGTGAATTCGCCAACTTGAAGCACAAGCCACTTCCCTCTAGGCTTTCCTCCCAAGCTCTCCTCGCGTTGCTGAACGCTCCCGTCGGGCAACTTGAGCGCAAGCTTCACTGGGGTAGACCACCCGTACGCCGGAACTTTCATCATTATAACGAATGCGACTGCGTACGTGACTCCTGGCGTGAGATAGGATACTTCAAATCTTCCACTGATTTGCAGCCAGCAAACATCTAGCAGTGAAGCCACCTCAATCTCTTCACCACTGCCAACAAAGTGTTAAGAGAGGAGCAGTTAGTGTTGTAGTGGACAAACTCTCAATGAATAATAACAGAGAGAGTTCAGAACTAACTCAGATGCAAACATTGCACACAAACTAGCAAAATCAGAAACAGACTGACAGGAAAAGTAGGCTCTACAAGTTTAACATTTACGGCGCGATAAGGACTTACAttttgtataattatatatagtagcaTCATCTATAATTTACGTGAGCTTCGGTTGAATTATGATAGATCTATTATAAGTAGTAGATATTAGGCAATTTGAGATAATGTCACCTTATGTCCTTTTGAGTGAGCCAACGCCAGTATTCTGGGTGATCACTCCATATGATTGACAAGTCCCTCGCAAACAACATGAAGCAATTGTAATTGGTTTCCTCCTCCACCCAATATATCTGAATCACAATACAAAGCATGAACTAAGGTGATTAGAtatctttttgccttttttgaGAGGGAGGTGAGTAGCAGATGTCTTAATGAACAGATATCAAGATTAAGATCTTCATTTCGGGCAGTACGTAACTATACAAATCAGAATAAACTTCAACCTTTTTCACCATACAAATTCAAGAAAATTCCTTCTGGTACAAGAACTGACTCACGCGAAACGCAGAGAGAGCGAAAACTGATGGCTTaaattaccctttttttttgtttcaagaAGATCCCGGTGTACATTCGCTCTTCAAGATTGATAGAACTATCTGCTTCGTTTGTGATAATCTCGAACTTGTGGGGGAAATCCTTCATTGGCTCTGGCTCTGTAGGTGGCTTCGGCGTTGGTGGTGTTACAAATGGAGGTTTCGGCGTCGGTGATGTTACAACAGGAGGCCTTCTTGCTTGCTTAACTGGACAACCCCCCATTACTAGTTAATTCTGATGTATGTTTCAGATTAAGCTTGTCCAACTGCTATGGTTGAAACATTTGTACTAGAAGAAAGCAGAAGAGAGAAACAAAGAATATATCCTCGCAAATCTTATGCTTGCTTTTAAAGACATTATGAATTTCTTATTCTTATCACCAAAATTCTTTACTGTAAAAAGGGTGTGGAAGAAGATACTCGGCAAAGCTTCCTA
This genomic interval from Ananas comosus cultivar F153 unplaced genomic scaffold, ASM154086v1, whole genome shotgun sequence contains the following:
- the LOC109704702 gene encoding uncharacterized protein LOC109704702 isoform X2, whose product is MSSNEVRKVSRQDIQLVQNLIERCLQLYMDQKEVVSTLSYQAKIEPSFTELVWQKLEEENREFFKAYYVRLRLKNQIMIFNKLLEDQYRLMSKEYQSGVPSVPLSNGSEASTLHQSPSYLSEHIPTSTRQDNMLCNGGSSSGMMNGAPSGQQFILASKDVPGLPSGIDASSSLPSMQNSTIGRIAGVNGTAVKTEPSYSSNSDFAFCNDNAFLEAARPAIGDASGGSFSSSELTGQPLSDPLLDMDATSFGFLSQVPRNFSFSDLTEDFTQSADILENYGRSPFLPADGNNFSDSVGEEAENRRLDTISEGLSYENFGGD
- the LOC109704702 gene encoding uncharacterized protein LOC109704702 isoform X3, with the protein product MDQKEVVSTLSYQAKIEPSFTELVWQKLEEENREFFKAYYVRLRLKNQIMIFNKLLEDQYRLMSKEYQSGVPSVPLSNGSEASTLHQSPSYLSEHIPTSTRQDNMLCNGGSSSGMMNGAPSGQQFILASKDVPGLPSGIDASSSLPSMQNSTIGRIAGVNGTAVKTEPSYSSNSDFAFCNDNAFLEAARPAIGDASGGSFSSSELTGQPLSDPLLDMDATSFGFLSQVPRNFSFSDLTEDFTQSADILENYGRSPFLPADGNNFSDSVGEGKEAENRRLDTISEGLSYENFGGD
- the LOC109704702 gene encoding uncharacterized protein LOC109704702 isoform X1 is translated as MSSNEVRKVSRQDIQLVQNLIERCLQLYMDQKEVVSTLSYQAKIEPSFTELVWQKLEEENREFFKAYYVRLRLKNQIMIFNKLLEDQYRLMSKEYQSGVPSVPLSNGSEASTLHQSPSYLSEHIPTSTRQDNMLCNGGSSSGMMNGAPSGQQFILASKDVPGLPSGIDASSSLPSMQNSTIGRIAGVNGTAVKTEPSYSSNSDFAFCNDNAFLEAARPAIGDASGGSFSSSELTGQPLSDPLLDMDATSFGFLSQVPRNFSFSDLTEDFTQSADILENYGRSPFLPADGNNFSDSVGEGKEAENRRLDTISEGLSYENFGGD